One region of Pangasianodon hypophthalmus isolate fPanHyp1 chromosome 15, fPanHyp1.pri, whole genome shotgun sequence genomic DNA includes:
- the mmp17a gene encoding matrix metalloproteinase-17, which produces MYSLSSFSKWSVWIVHHLTMLLVPILWLASQARAAPSLTTEQMDMGVDWLSKFGYLPPADPVTGQLQTKEALTKAIKAMQRFGGLEETGVFDQATLGLMKTPRCSLPDMSEPETTAGRRRRALAPQKKWSKRHLSWRVRTFPKESAVLGRETVRALMYYALKVWSDITPLNFHEVAGNKADIQIDFTKADHNDGYPFDGPGGTVAHAFFPGERFTAGDTHFDDDEAWTFRSPDSHGMDLFAVAVHEFGHAIGLAHTSAMESIMRPYYQGPVGDPLKYDLPYEDKVRVWQLYGVRDSVSHTARPDGVSHTDDPPVLMDLPENKSTVPPARDAPDRCTSHFDAVAQIRGEAFFFKGKYFWRLTRDRHLVSLRPTQIHRFWRGLPANLDSIDAVYERPGDHKIVFFKGVKYWVFKDNIVEEGYPRSVSDFGLPMEGVDAVFVWLHNDKTYFFKDNHYWRYDDHLRHMDQGYPKETTLWKGIPSQLDDAMRWSDSASYFFKGKEYWRVAGSDMEVEAGYPRPIGIDWLVCKDMQSDAPETRNNETGSQLTGQHHVDHAENGYEVCSCTSDSGSSSGPRLQLAPAWPLVAFLILTHTLMCGTL; this is translated from the exons GATTGGCTGAGTAAGTTCGGATACCTCCCACCCGCTGACCCTGTGACCGGCCAACTGCAGACCAAGGAGGCCCTGACCAAGGCGATTAAAGCCATGCAGCGATTCGGAGGCCTGGAGGAGACCGGAGTGTTTG acCAGGCCACCCTAGGTTTAATGAAGACACCACGCTGTTCGCTGCCAGACATGTCCGAGCCGGAGACAACGGCTGGCAGGAGAAGACGAGCGCTGGCACCTCAGAAAAAATGGTCCAAGAGACACCTGTCCTGGAG GGTGCGGACATTTCCCAAGGAGTCGGCCGTGCTCGGGAGGGAAACGGTTCGAGCCCTGATGTACTACGCGCTGAAGGTGTGGAGTGATATCACGCCACTCAACTTCCATGAAGTGGCGGGCAACAAGGCAGACATCCAGATCGACTTCACCAAAGCAGACCACAATGACGGCTACCCTTTCGACGGGCCTGGTGGTACTGTAGCCCACGCCTTCTTCCCAGGAGAACGCTTCACTGCAGGAGATACACactttgatgatgatgaggctTGGACTTTCAGGTCTCCAG ATTCCCATGGCATGGACCTGTTTGCTGTGGCAGTACATGAGTTTGGCCACGCCATAGGACTCGCACATACGTCTGCTATGGAGTCCATCATGCGTCCGTACTACCAGGGGCCGGTGGGAGACCCGCTCAAGTACGACCTCCCTTATGAAGACAAGGTCCGAGTCTGGCAGCTTTATG GTGTACGGGACTCGGTCTCACACACGGCTCGTCCAGATGGTGTGTCTCATACCGATGATCCACCTGTTCTAATGGACCTGCCAGAAAACAAATCCACAGTGCC GCCAGCACGCGATGCCCCTGACAGATGCACTAGTCACTTTGATGCAGTGGCTCAAATCCGAGGGGAGGCCTTCTTTTTCAAAG GGAAATATTTTTGGCGACTGACTCGGGATAGGCACCTGGTGTCGTTGAGGCCGACTCAGATCCATCGCTTCTGGAGAGGTCTGCCTGCTAACCTGGATAGCATCGATGCTGTGTATGAGAGACCCGGAGACCATAAGATCGTCTTTTTTAAAG GAGTGAAGTACTGGGTATTCAAGGACAACATTGTGGAGGAAGGCTACCCACGCTCCGTCAGTGATTTCGGCCTGCCCATGGAGGGCGTAGACGCTGTCTTCGTCTGGCTACATAACGACAAGACGTACTTCTTTAAAGACAACCATTACTGGCGCTATGACGATCATCTGCGGCATATGGACCAGGGCTACCCAAAAGAAACAACGTTATGGAAAGGGATTCCGTCTCAGCTAGATGACGCCATGCGCTGGTCTGACA GTGCCTCATACTTCTTCAAGGGTAAGGAGTACTGGCGAGTGGCGGGCAGTGATATGGAGGTGGAGGCAGGGTATCCGCGCCCCATCGGCATTGACTGGCTGGTCTGCAAGGACATGCAGTCCGACGCTCCTGAGACAAGGAATAACGAGACAGGCTCGCAGCTCACCGGACAGCACCACGTGGACCACGCCGAGAACGGCTATGAGGTGTGTTCCTGTACCTCAGACTCGGGCTCGTCCTCTGGCCCACGCCTGCAGCTCGCACCTGCCTGGCCGCTGGTAGCCTTCTTAATACTGACACACACCCTCATGTGTGGCACACTCTGA